The proteins below come from a single Malus domestica chromosome 03, GDT2T_hap1 genomic window:
- the LOC103420013 gene encoding mitogen-activated protein kinase kinase kinase 18-like — MGKMNSNTQHSHDTVSWVRGKCIGRGSFGTVSIGVSKSDGRVFAVKSVDQAACLPGQLEALENEIRILRSLSSPHVVSYLRDDVSCESATSFRNLHLEYLPGGTAVDADVDETTLRSRVWCVVSALKHVHSKGIVHCDVKGRNVLVGPAINQAKLADFGSAIVLSDDMWTNRITPRGSPLWMAPEVINGEYQGPESDVWSLGCTIIEMVTGKPAWEDRGMETLARIGLSGELPRFPTQLSETGRDFLGKCLSRDPKERWSCDQLLQHPFLASASLNAVAYSSPRSVLDWVNSEFGDQTDDVDGEDEEECEVSARNRIGKLATEAGANWESDGWTVVREYSGGANSCEEEGTSEEYCNCGGVELELDNLSGGGSVQRGVNYSGWCAVGASGSKREHLAVERLGVGKRSRQSLCNLCGSKVLLLFLYFIGIFLNKLRILFICYIVYVSLSWHGDMNVNVMIEQSLIVVKLNTLNESKV, encoded by the coding sequence ATGGGAAAAATGAACTCAAACACTCAACATTCTCACGACACGGTTTCTTGGGTACGAGGAAAATGCATAGGAAGAGGGTCGTTCGGCACCGTCAGCATCGGGGTCAGCAAATCGGACGGTCGTGTCTTCGCCGTCAAGTCGGTCGATCAAGCCGCGTGTCTTCCCGGCCAGCTGGAGGCGCTGGAGAACGAAATTCGAATTCTCCGGTCGCTCTCCTCGCCGCACGTCGTGAGTTACCTCCGCGACGACGTTTCGTGCGAATCTGCGACGTCGTTTCGTAATCTCCACTTGGAGTACTTGCCAGGTGGCACCGCCGTGGACGCCGACGTGGACGAAACGACGCTGCGGTCGCGCGTTTGGTGCGTCGTTTCGGCGCTGAAGCACGTTCACTCCAAGGGCATTGTTCACTGCGACGTGAAGGGGAGGAATGTCCTGGTGGGCCCCGCGATTAACCAAGCCAAGCTCGCCGATTTCGGCTCGGCGATTGTCTTGTCGGATGACATGTGGACGAATAGAATCACGCCGCGAGGAAGTCCGCTTTGGATGGCGCCGGAGGTCATTAACGGGGAATATCAGGGGCCGGAGTCCGACGTATGGTCGTTGGGCTGCACGATTATCGAGATGGTGACCGGAAAGCCCGCGTGGGAGGATCGCGGGATGGAGACGCTGGCTCGGATCGGGTTGTCGGGTGAATTGCCCCGGTTCCCGACCCAGTTGTCGGAAACGGGCCGCGATTTTCTCGGCAAGTGTCTGAGTAGGGACCCGAAGGAGCGGTGGAGCTGCGATCAGCTGCTGCAGCACCCATTTTTGGCTTCCGCGTCGCTTAATGCAGTCGCCTATTCGTCGCCACGGTCCGTGCTCGACTGGGTTAACTCCGAGTTCGGTGATCAAACCGACGACGTCGATGGCGAGGACGAGGAGGAGTGCGAGGTTTCTGCCAGGAACCGGATTGGTAAATTGGCGACGGAGGCAGGGGCGAATTGGGAATCGGACGGATGGACGGTGGTGAGGGAATATTCAGGTGGCGCGAACTCTTGTGAGGAAGAAGGGACGAGTGAGGAATATTGTAATTGTGGAGGGGTAGAATTGGAATTAGACAACCTAAGTGGCGGTGGTTCAGTGCAGAGAGGTGTTAACTACAGTGGGTGGTGCGCGGTCGGCGCCAGCGGTTCGAAAAGGGAGCATTTGGCGGTGGAAAGGTTAGGAGTTGGAAAAAGGTCACGTCAAAGCTTGTGTAATTTGTGCGGAAGcaaagtattattattatttttatattttattgggATATTCTTGAATAAATTACGAATTCTATTTATTTGTTATATTGTTTATGTTTCATTATCTTGGCATGGAGATATGAATGTGAATGTGATGATTGAACAAAGTCTAATCGTTGTTAAACTTAATACGTTAAACGAATCAAAAGTTTGA